A single window of Ischnura elegans chromosome 8, ioIscEleg1.1, whole genome shotgun sequence DNA harbors:
- the LOC124163196 gene encoding uncharacterized protein LOC124163196 translates to MNNRQRRIAIPSAVAVIAAAAVLLMQRNRRRRKSVWTRPWIERRDSGRGTLNMVQEELLLEDRAAFRNFLRMTEEQFETVLNVTRRDYEKVDALMRGAISADKRLALTLRFLATGESFRSLMYSTRIHETTIGRIIPEVCSSITTTTFQGPVGWWRMPSVFLAIGFVSS, encoded by the exons ATGAACAACAGGCAAAGAAGAATAGCCATTCCTTCGGCCGTAGCCGTTATTGCTGCCGCGGCCGTGCTATTAATGCAGCGAaaccgaagaagaagaaagagcgTGTGGACGAGGCCGTGGATAGAAAGGAGAGATAGTGGCCGAGGGACGCTGAACATGGTTCAGGAGGAACTTCTTTTGGAGGACCGGGCAGCCTTCCGGAATTTCCTCAGAATGACGGAGGAACAATTTGAAACTGTGTTAAATGTAACCCGTAGGGATTATGAGAAGGTCGACGCTCTCATGAGAGGAGCCATATCCGCGGACAAGAG GCTTGCGTTAACTCTACGGTTCCTTGCCACTGGCGAGTCGTTCCGGTCATTAATGTATTCGACAAGAATCCATGAGACCACGATTGGACGAATAATTCCGGAAGTATGCTCGAGCATTACAACTACCACCTTTCAAGGGCCCGTCGGGTGGTGGAGAATGCCTTCGGTATTCTTAGCAATAGGTTTCGTGTCTTCCTGA
- the LOC124163195 gene encoding uncharacterized protein LOC124163195, translating to MAWKKDEVEFLIQLVRERPTLYNVKDVNYKNKVLRTKEMEKVAQEIGAIRPNTTAEECRKKWHALRTNYMAEKRKVDATKKSGSGADTVRTPSLYYFKAMQFLEEMISVRPHTSPLGLTEESGVPAEELEWELLLDDDGSVLEVQDSSATPSPAPSDCSKSMAGPSTSAARGKKRRMDSPKPEQAAELLQAAAAALGTLAKGSDEDSEEDAFGRLVAQRLKAINDRREKSRLMFEIEKVFIDGMMRREESLLYT from the exons ATGGCTTGGAAAAAGGACGAAGTGGAATTCCTAATTCAGCTGGTGCGGGAGCGGCCAACGCTGTACAACGTCAAGGacgttaattataaaaataaggtGCTGCGGACAAAGGAGATGGAAAAGGTGGCACAAGAAATAGGTGCGATAAG GCCCAACACAACAGCGGAGGAGTGCCGGAAGAAGTGGCATGCCCTCCGCACAAATTACATGGCGGAGAAGAGGAAGGTGGATGCCACAAAGAAAAGTGGTTCAGGCGCCGATACG GTGCGAACACCCTCGCTATATTATTTCAAGGCCATGCAGTTTTTGGAGGAGATGATTAGTGTTAGGCCCCATACCTCTCCCTTGGGGTTGACCGAG GAAAGTGGTGTCCCTGCTGAGGAGCTGGAGTGGGAGCTCCTCCTCGATGACGATGGGTCGGTGCTGGAGGTACAAGATTCATCTGCCACTCCCTCACCTGCCCCCTCCGACTGCAGCAAGTCGATGGCCGGCCCATCCACTTCTGCTGCTAGGGGCAAGAAGAGAAGGATGGATTCCCCTAAGCCGGAGCAAGCTGCAGAGCTCCTGCAAGCGGCGGCGGCAGCATTGGGGACTCTGGCCAAAGGGTCGGATGAAGATTCCGAGGAAGACGCTTTCGGGAGGCTGGTGGCCCAGCGGCTTAAGGCCATAAATGATAGGAGGgagaagagcaggctaatgtttgagattgaaaaagtttttattgatGGAATGATGAGGAGGGAGGAATCCCTATTATATACTTAA